In Malus sylvestris chromosome 15, drMalSylv7.2, whole genome shotgun sequence, a single genomic region encodes these proteins:
- the LOC126605654 gene encoding probable WRKY transcription factor 40 isoform X2: MDSTWVNTSLGLNLVPFCSADDHQAPATVASHHDVLAEELNRISVENKKLTEMLTALCENYNTLQSHVRELMITKQQQNNSSDIYRKRKAGSEDYNNVIGLISPGTNTDTSSFSDDQEYSCKKPREHANLKISRVYVRTDASDTRLIVKDGYQWRKYGQKVTRDNPSPRAYYKCSFAPSCPVKKKVQKSAENPCVLVATYEGEHNHMHPESRAEVTLIAPVSPNQNQPPISVSPSMAKRSAPPTFSCDINQISPNTTMCPQETEAAAFQQFLVQQMASSLTQDPNFTSALAAAISGRISDHS; encoded by the exons ATGGACTCAACGTGGGTGAACACTTCTCTCGGCCTTAATCTTGTTCCGTTCTGCAGTGCCGATGATCATCAAGCTCCTGCCACT GTAGCTAGTCATCATGACGTGTTGGCTGAAGAGTTGAATAGGATAAGTGTGGAGAACAAGAAGCTGACTGAGATGCTAACTGCCCTCTGCGAGAATTACAACACCTTGCAATCCCATGTGAGAGAATTGATGATCACCAAGCAGCAGCAAAACAACTCATCTGATATTTATAGGAAGCGAAAGGCAGGCAGTGAAGACTACAACAACGTGATTGGATTAATTAGTCCCGGGACTAATACTGACACCAGCTCCTTCAGTGATGATCAAGAGTACTCATGCAAGAAGCCAAGGGAGCACGCCAACTTAAAGATTTCTAGGGTTTATGTTCGCACCGATGCATCCGATACACGCCTG ATTGTGAAGGATGGATACCAATGGAGAAAATATGGTCAGAAGGTCACAAGAGATAACCCGTCACCTAGGGCTTACTACAAGTGTTCCTTTGCCCCAAGTTGCCCAGTTAAAAAGAAG GTGCAAAAAAGTGCTGAAAATCCATGCGTACTGGTAGCTACATATGAAGGTGAACACAACCACATGCACCCTGAAAGCCGAGCTGAAGTTACACTGATAGCCCCAGTATCTCCAAACCAGAATCAGCCTCCAATTTCCGTTTCACCATCCATGGCAAAGAGATCTGCACCTCCAACTTTTTCATGTGACATTAACCAGATAAGTCCCAATACTACTATGTGCCCCCAAGAAACTGAAGCTGCGGCGTTCCAACAGtttttggtacaacaaatggcTTCTTCCTTGACCCAAGATCCCAATTTCACATCTGCTCTTGCTGCTGCCATTTCAGGAAGAATTTCAGACCACTCATGA
- the LOC126605654 gene encoding probable WRKY transcription factor 40 isoform X1, producing MDSTWVNTSLGLNLVPFCSADDHQAPATQVASHHDVLAEELNRISVENKKLTEMLTALCENYNTLQSHVRELMITKQQQNNSSDIYRKRKAGSEDYNNVIGLISPGTNTDTSSFSDDQEYSCKKPREHANLKISRVYVRTDASDTRLIVKDGYQWRKYGQKVTRDNPSPRAYYKCSFAPSCPVKKKVQKSAENPCVLVATYEGEHNHMHPESRAEVTLIAPVSPNQNQPPISVSPSMAKRSAPPTFSCDINQISPNTTMCPQETEAAAFQQFLVQQMASSLTQDPNFTSALAAAISGRISDHS from the exons ATGGACTCAACGTGGGTGAACACTTCTCTCGGCCTTAATCTTGTTCCGTTCTGCAGTGCCGATGATCATCAAGCTCCTGCCACT CAGGTAGCTAGTCATCATGACGTGTTGGCTGAAGAGTTGAATAGGATAAGTGTGGAGAACAAGAAGCTGACTGAGATGCTAACTGCCCTCTGCGAGAATTACAACACCTTGCAATCCCATGTGAGAGAATTGATGATCACCAAGCAGCAGCAAAACAACTCATCTGATATTTATAGGAAGCGAAAGGCAGGCAGTGAAGACTACAACAACGTGATTGGATTAATTAGTCCCGGGACTAATACTGACACCAGCTCCTTCAGTGATGATCAAGAGTACTCATGCAAGAAGCCAAGGGAGCACGCCAACTTAAAGATTTCTAGGGTTTATGTTCGCACCGATGCATCCGATACACGCCTG ATTGTGAAGGATGGATACCAATGGAGAAAATATGGTCAGAAGGTCACAAGAGATAACCCGTCACCTAGGGCTTACTACAAGTGTTCCTTTGCCCCAAGTTGCCCAGTTAAAAAGAAG GTGCAAAAAAGTGCTGAAAATCCATGCGTACTGGTAGCTACATATGAAGGTGAACACAACCACATGCACCCTGAAAGCCGAGCTGAAGTTACACTGATAGCCCCAGTATCTCCAAACCAGAATCAGCCTCCAATTTCCGTTTCACCATCCATGGCAAAGAGATCTGCACCTCCAACTTTTTCATGTGACATTAACCAGATAAGTCCCAATACTACTATGTGCCCCCAAGAAACTGAAGCTGCGGCGTTCCAACAGtttttggtacaacaaatggcTTCTTCCTTGACCCAAGATCCCAATTTCACATCTGCTCTTGCTGCTGCCATTTCAGGAAGAATTTCAGACCACTCATGA